A genomic window from Pseudonocardia broussonetiae includes:
- a CDS encoding EamA family transporter — translation MTEPAIPATTSRAGAGLGLALASALSFGLSGPFAGALTSAGWSASGAVLVRLGGAAAILLVLLAVTRPGVLAALRADGPALLLYGVLAMAGVQLAFFSALQYLPVAIALLLEYLGPILVIAWVWVVRRSPPGPRTVLGAGVAIVGLALVVEVWSGSALRVEGLVWGLVAAVCQAAYFLIADRAGSTTPPLVLAGVGMTVGAVLIGLLGLVGVLPVVVDPSVTGVVLAGADVGWPVAAGLLVVVSTVVAYLTGVAALRRIGATRGSLVALLEVVVSAVASWLLLGQLLTPVQALGGALILAGVALTNTARPAALPDAALPGRA, via the coding sequence CTCGCGGGCCGGCGCGGGCCTCGGGCTCGCGCTGGCCTCGGCGCTGTCGTTCGGGCTCTCCGGCCCGTTCGCCGGCGCCCTGACGAGCGCAGGCTGGTCGGCGTCGGGTGCCGTGCTGGTGCGCCTGGGCGGGGCGGCGGCGATCCTGCTGGTGCTGCTCGCCGTCACCCGTCCCGGGGTGCTCGCCGCGCTGCGCGCCGACGGGCCCGCGCTGCTGCTCTACGGCGTGCTGGCGATGGCGGGTGTGCAGCTCGCGTTCTTCAGCGCGCTGCAGTACCTGCCGGTCGCGATCGCGCTGCTGCTGGAGTACCTCGGGCCGATCCTGGTGATCGCCTGGGTGTGGGTGGTGCGCCGCTCGCCGCCCGGGCCGCGGACGGTGCTCGGGGCGGGGGTCGCGATCGTCGGGCTGGCGCTGGTCGTGGAGGTCTGGTCGGGGTCCGCGCTGCGCGTCGAGGGACTGGTGTGGGGGCTCGTCGCCGCCGTCTGCCAGGCCGCGTACTTCCTCATCGCCGACCGCGCGGGCAGCACCACCCCACCGCTCGTGCTCGCCGGCGTCGGCATGACCGTCGGCGCGGTGCTGATCGGGCTCCTCGGGCTGGTCGGGGTGCTGCCGGTCGTCGTCGACCCGTCGGTGACGGGCGTCGTCCTGGCCGGTGCCGACGTCGGGTGGCCGGTGGCCGCGGGGCTGCTCGTCGTCGTCTCGACGGTGGTCGCCTACCTCACCGGCGTGGCCGCGCTGCGCCGGATCGGGGCCACCCGCGGCTCGCTCGTGGCGCTGCTGGAGGTCGTCGTGTCGGCCGTGGCGTCGTGGCTGCTGCTGGGGCAGCTCCTCACGCCGGTGCAGGCGCTGGGCGGGGCGCTGATCCTCGCCGGGGTGGCGCTGACGAACACCGCGCGCCCGGCGGCGCTCCCGGACGCGGCGCTGCCCGGTCGGGCCTAG